From Streptomyces cyaneogriseus subsp. noncyanogenus, the proteins below share one genomic window:
- a CDS encoding MFS transporter has translation MTHTITAHSGRSGGPAAPPVLGGLGLFTVLLGAALPLVDFFIVNVALPAIGTALSASEAVLELVVAGYGVSYAVLLVLGGRLGDLFGRRRLFLGGMAAFGLTSLACGLAPDAWTLVAARVAQGASSAAMLPQVLATIQATTSGPRRARAMGLYGATAGLAMVAGQVLGGVLVAADLAGTGWRSVFLVNVPVVLVGLVAAARAVPETRSPRPEPVDGPGTVLLAAALLTLLVPLTEGRAAGWPLWTWLSLAAFCPIAVAFYAVERAADRKGRTPLVPPSLFALPSFRRGLLLIVPFSAGFSGFMFVIAVALQRGAGLGPVAAGLALAPLAVVFFAFSLAGPRLVARYGTRVVPAGAVLQGAGLVLMALAAWRSWPDLGVLALLPGGALAGAGQALQLPVVFRVVLSEVPPARAGVGGGVMTTVQQASLALGVATLGSLFLSLTPGLGMRDALLTALVTQLAAVTLTFLLSLRLPRTVS, from the coding sequence GTGACCCACACCATCACTGCGCACAGCGGCCGCTCCGGCGGCCCGGCCGCGCCCCCGGTCCTCGGCGGCCTCGGCCTGTTCACGGTTCTGCTCGGCGCGGCCCTGCCCCTCGTCGACTTCTTCATCGTCAATGTCGCCCTGCCCGCCATCGGCACCGCCCTCTCGGCGAGCGAGGCCGTCCTGGAGCTCGTGGTCGCCGGGTACGGGGTGTCGTACGCCGTCCTGCTCGTCCTCGGCGGTCGGCTCGGTGACCTGTTCGGCCGGCGGCGGCTCTTCCTGGGCGGCATGGCGGCCTTCGGGCTGACCTCGCTGGCGTGCGGACTGGCGCCCGACGCCTGGACGCTGGTCGCGGCACGCGTCGCACAGGGCGCGTCGTCCGCCGCGATGCTGCCGCAGGTCCTCGCCACCATCCAGGCGACCACGTCCGGCCCCCGGCGCGCGAGGGCCATGGGCCTGTACGGGGCGACGGCCGGCCTGGCGATGGTGGCCGGGCAGGTCCTGGGCGGCGTACTGGTGGCCGCGGACCTCGCGGGCACCGGCTGGCGCTCCGTCTTCCTGGTGAACGTGCCGGTGGTGCTGGTGGGCCTGGTGGCCGCCGCCCGCGCGGTGCCGGAGACCCGCTCCCCGCGCCCGGAGCCGGTCGACGGCCCCGGCACGGTCCTGCTGGCCGCCGCGCTGCTGACGCTGCTGGTGCCGCTGACCGAGGGCCGGGCGGCGGGCTGGCCGCTGTGGACGTGGCTGTCCCTGGCCGCGTTCTGCCCGATCGCGGTGGCGTTCTACGCCGTGGAGCGGGCGGCGGACCGCAAGGGCCGTACGCCGCTGGTGCCGCCCAGCCTGTTCGCGCTGCCGTCCTTCCGGCGCGGCCTGCTGCTGATCGTGCCGTTCTCGGCCGGCTTCAGCGGGTTCATGTTCGTGATCGCGGTGGCGTTGCAGCGGGGCGCGGGCCTCGGCCCGGTCGCCGCGGGGCTGGCGCTGGCCCCGCTGGCGGTGGTGTTCTTCGCCTTCTCGCTGGCGGGCCCGCGGCTGGTCGCCCGGTACGGGACCCGCGTGGTGCCGGCGGGAGCGGTGCTCCAGGGGGCGGGCCTGGTGCTGATGGCGCTGGCCGCCTGGCGTTCCTGGCCGGACCTCGGCGTCCTCGCACTGCTGCCCGGCGGCGCGCTCGCGGGCGCCGGCCAGGCGCTCCAGCTCCCGGTGGTCTTCCGGGTCGTCCTGTCGGAGGTGCCGCCCGCCCGCGCGGGCGTCGGCGGCGGCGTCATGACCACCGTCCAGCAGGCGTCCCTGGCCCTGGGCGTGGCCACCCTCGGCAGCCTGTTCCTCTCCCTGACCCCCGGCCTCGGCATGCGCGACGCCCTCCTGACGGCCCTGGTC